One Pseudorasbora parva isolate DD20220531a chromosome 8, ASM2467924v1, whole genome shotgun sequence DNA window includes the following coding sequences:
- the LOC137085019 gene encoding olfactory receptor 8A1-like: protein MSLPNLNITLIFTSYGPPGALNYGVFVISLAVYFTTVFANVTLMLVICLDTALHKPMYIFLFNLAINGLIGSSAVLPKIMENLVDDIKDILYTDCILQVFFITVYATCAYAILTLMAYDRYVSICKPLQYHTIMTPSKIRILLFIVYCVPICSLAVQVYLTLRLPLCRYTVNKLFCDNLAIVNLSCAKNTWEDLYGIFLVLAFVVLPLICVILSYVQILFVSLKASVNARKKALKTCTPHLITFINFSLASLFSVIYNRLNFSLSKEVNVFMSVHFILIPPLLHPLIYGMKTKEISNSLTKIIQRKIHALGFNLKTEQRCNEALSISAK, encoded by the coding sequence ATGAGTCTTCCAAATTTGAACATCACTCTGATTTTTACCAGTTATGGACCACCTGGTGCACTTAATTATGGAGTTTTCGTAATCTCACTTGCAGTCTATTTTACAACTGTTTTTGCAAATGTAACACTGATGCTGGTAATCTGCTTGGACACAGCTCTCCATAAACCGatgtacatatttttattcaacCTGGCTATTAATGGACTAATCGGATCATCTGCTGTACTTCCTAAAATAATGGAGAATCTTGTCGATGATATAAAAGATATACTGTATACTGACTGTATTTTGcaagtattttttattactgtttatgCAACATGTGCGTATGCAATACTGACACTTATGGCATATGACAGGTATGTTTCAATTTGCAAGCCTCTACAATATCACACTATCATGACTCCATCTAAAATCAGAATTCTGCTCTTTATTGTGTACTGTGTTCCCATCTGCTCTCTAGCTGTACAAGTGTATCTTACATTGAGGTTGCCTTTGTGCAGGTATACAGTAAACAAGTTGTTTTGTGACAATTTGGCCATTGTTAATCTCTCCTGTGCCAAAAATACCTGGGAAGATCTGTATGGCATATTTCTGGTACTTGCTTTTGTTGTTCTACCTCTAATCTGTGTCATTTTATCATATGTGCAGATATTATTTGTCTCGTTGAAGGCATCAGTAAATGCCCGAAAGAAGGCTCTAAAAACATGCACACCACACTTGattacttttattaatttttcaTTGGCCTCTCTTTTTTCTGTGATATACAATCGACTTAATTTCAGTCTTTCGAAAGAAGTCAATGTGTTTATGTcagttcattttattttaatcccTCCACTTCTACATCCACTTATTTATGGAATGAAAACAAAGGAGATCAGCAATAGCCttacaaaaataatacaaagaAAAATACATGCACTTGGTTTTAATTTAAAGACTGAACAAAGGTGTAATGAGGCACTTTCTATTTCTGCTAAATAA